The sequence below is a genomic window from Pirellulales bacterium.
TCATGATCGGATCGACCATCAGTTCGGCGCGGCCGGTGGCGACCATCAAATAGCCGTAGCAATCGCCCCAGGTGCGCGAGAGCCGGCTGGCGGCTTGCAGTCGATCATAAACCGCAGCCGCGCCGCGTTGGCCGAAGCTGGCGACTTCGCTCGTGCAAAAGAGCGACTCGCTCAAAGTTTTCGTCGAGGATACATGGACTTGCCGCGGCGGCTGACTGCCGCACGCGTGCCATGCCCCTTGCCCGCGCGCTGCATGTACACACTCGTCCAACGCCGGGATGACGACGATCCCCAGCACGGCACAGGACTCGAATTCCATGCCGACCAATGTCCCATACAGCGGCACGCCGTGGATGAACGATTTCGTGCCGTCGATCGGATCGAGAATCCAGCGATAGCCGCTGTTGCCGGGCCGCTCGGCAAGCTCTTCGCCCAGAATGGCATCGTCAGGAAACTCGGCGGCAATGCGGTCGCGAAGCAATTGCTCGGCGCGGCGGTCGGCCACCGTCACGGGCGAAGCGTCCTGCTTCCACTCAACCGCCAGCCCGTCGCGCTGAAAATACTCGAGCGTCAAACGGCCCGCCTCTCGAGCGGCCGAGAGTCCAAGCTGCAAACGCGCTGTTAGATCGGTGGCATCCATACCGACACGGTAACTGCGCCGCGACGATCTGCCAAGCGCGAACGAGAGGAGCTTTAACGATGAGCGGCTCGGCGCGGGCATGAGCCGCATCGAGGCATGGCCACTCGGAGCAGTGGCCATGGCACCCGCCCCGGTGGCGCTCCAACCGGGGCACCGCTGTGCTATGCCCCGGCCACCCGGTGCGTTTCGGTGCCATTGGCATCCGGCAAGCGAGAAAAGGCCGATGGCGCGGCGGGCAACTGCGCCTCGCTTTTGGCCGGCTGGCGCAACAATTCTCGCAATTGTTGGACGAGAGTTGTCCCGTCAACTCGACCAAGCAAATAGATCGTGGCCGCGATCGTGAGCGCGCCGACGAACAGAAAACTATAGCCCGGCACGCGGCTAGCGACGCCGACCGACCCCAAGCTGCGGGCCAATTCGGTTTGCAACCGCCGCCAGCCAGTCAGGCTTTGCTGGTCGCCGATTGCGACGAGCGAGACGTTGTGCAGCGGCATATACCGTTCAACATGGAACTGGACGCCGATCTGCGGCAGCATATAGCTATCACCGGTCGCCGTGAATTTTTCGTCCATCCGCACGCACAACTCCGCCAGCGCCGGCTG
It includes:
- the hisN gene encoding histidinol-phosphatase — encoded protein: MATAPSGHASMRLMPAPSRSSLKLLSFALGRSSRRSYRVGMDATDLTARLQLGLSAAREAGRLTLEYFQRDGLAVEWKQDASPVTVADRRAEQLLRDRIAAEFPDDAILGEELAERPGNSGYRWILDPIDGTKSFIHGVPLYGTLVGMEFESCAVLGIVVIPALDECVHAARGQGAWHACGSQPPRQVHVSSTKTLSESLFCTSEVASFGQRGAAAVYDRLQAASRLSRTWGDCYGYLMVATGRAELMVDPIMNVWDAAAVQPIIEEAGGTFTDWRGRPTIHSGEGIATNGQILDDVLKITAV